A portion of the Manihot esculenta cultivar AM560-2 chromosome 2, M.esculenta_v8, whole genome shotgun sequence genome contains these proteins:
- the LOC110608994 gene encoding disease resistance protein RUN1: MASMGIQIASASASFSSPSSTRQWKYDVFLSFRGEDTRTSFTDHLYAALNQKGIVAFRDDRSLQRGKEIAPELLKAIEDSRLSIVVLSRNYASSTWCLDELVKILDCMNTKGQIIFPIFYNVDPSDVRKQKGYFEKAFAKHDEDFGQNAEKVNKWRTTLTKVANLSGWDSHNRHETELIQDIVEAILARLNHAVSAPSEKLIGIDDHLEKMNSCLAMRFDDVRIVGIHGMGGIGKTTLAREIFDRISNQFESSSFVANVREVSEKSGLCALQHQLLSEILNEENIKIWDVCKGSNMIRNRICRKRVLVVLDDVDKRDQLEHLAGNHDWFGLGSRIIITTRDVHLLDQHNVDEVYKMEKLDHCYALKLFSLKAFKSDNPMEGFIDLSEEIVRYAQGLPLALKVLGSFFYGKSLDEWTSALGRIKEDSEKEIFDRLEISFHGLKPTEKKIFLDIACVFKGLDKDYVMSLLDSFGFHAAIGIRVLIDKSLLTIIGKNTLWMHDLLQEMGQKIVWKESPDEPGKRSRLSFDKDVYHVLTENSGTEAVEMMSANFLGRKNINLSAKALSNMRKLRLLKIENVQLSQGLEFLSNEIRLLEWHGYPLKSLPSCFKPEKLVELRMPCSCIKQLWSGIITLDGLKYINLRNSQALRRTPDFTRAPHLEKLVLEGCTSLIEVHPSIFLLKWLMILNMKDCIGLQTLPISIEMPSLQVLILSGCFKLKKFPEIKGNMEHLLELHLEGTAIVELPLSIEHLSGLVLLNLRNCKRLISLPSNIFHYISLKTLILSGCSKFDKFPGKLGNEECLEELDISGTAVRQLPSSIVLLKNLRRLTWQGCEVQPSEPWSSLLNYFSSWQSLTSLNLSNCNFPVVVVPSDIGCLSSLKVLDLSFNKFASLPASISQLSSLTVLRLVDCKWLQSLPELPANVKRVFAGGCIALENIPNPLKPCTPRDLQLNLFNCHRLVDHHNLSRWACKLLKTHLKGLSSEASFRFEVCIPGSEIPEWFKNQNMGSSVSLDLPPHRNNDNLMGIAICANFILRPSASSNYGYKKKTRLGYFILGCGIKNDQGKDALIDPSLYSATLEENSAQIGLDHLWLVGARSSKTASLDGHDPNGRSLSFWALTAFSNLEVEYRKCGFRYAYSQDLEE; the protein is encoded by the exons ATGGCTTCCATGGGGATCCAAATAGCTTCAGCTTCAGCTTCATTTTCTTCACCTTCTTCAACCCGACAATGGAAGTATGATGTGTTCCTAAGCTTTAGAGGTGAAGACACCCGCACAAGCTTCACAGATCATCTGTATGCTGCTTTAAATCAAAAGGGAATTGTTGCCTTTAGGGATGATCGAAGCCTTCAAAGAGGGAAAGAAATTGCTCCAGAACTTTTGAAAGCAATTGAAGACTCAAGGCTTTCAATTGTTGTTTTATCTAGAAATTATGCTTCATCAACCTGGTGCTTGGATGAACTTGTCAAGATTCTTGACTGCATGAACACTAAGGGACAAATCATTTTTCCAATATTCTATAATGTTGACCCTTCTGATGTACGGAAACAAAAAGGGTATTTTGAGAAAGCTTTTGCTAAGCATGATGAAGATTTTGGGCAAAATGCAGAAAAGGTTAATAAGTGGAGGACTACTCTGACAAAGGTTGCCAATCTATCTGGATGGGATTCACACAACAG GCATGAAACGGAGTTGATCCAAGACATTGTTGAAGCTATACTTGCTAGATTGAATCATGCTGTCTCAGCCCCAAGTGAGAAACTTATTGGAATAGATGATCATCTTGAGAAAATGAATTCATGCTTAGCTATGAGGTTTGACGATGTTCGCATTGTAGGCATCCATGGTATGGGTGGGATTGGAAAGACTACTCTTGCTAGAGAAATTTTTGATAGGATATCTAATCAATTTGAATCTAGCAGCTTTGTTGCCAATGTTAGGGAGGTTTCTGAGAAAAGTGGTCTATGTGCTCTTCAACATCAGCTTCTTTCTGAAATCTTGAACGAAGAGAATATAAAAATATGGGATGTTTGCAAAGGAAGCAATATGATAAGGAATAGAATTTGTCGCAAAAGGGTTCTTGTTGTACTTGATGATGTAGATAAAAGAGACCAATTAGAACATTTAGCTGGAAATCATGATTGGTTTGGCTTAGGAAGTAGAATCATAATCACTACCAGAGATGTACATTTGCTTGATCAGCATAATGTAGATGAAGTGTATAAGATGGAGAAACTAGATCACTgctatgctttaaaactatttaGTTTGAAAGCATTTAAGAGTGACAATCCTATGGAAGGTTTCATAGACCTGTCCGAAGAAATTGTGAGATATGCTCAAGGACTTCCATTGGCTCTTAAAGTTCTTGGAAGCTTTTTTTATGGTAAAAGCTTAGATGAATGGACTAGTGCACTGGGAAGAATAAAAGAAGATTCTGAAAAGGAAATTTTTGATAGACTTGAAATAAGTTTTCATGGACTAAAACCAACAGAAAAGAAGATATTTCTAGATATCGCATGTGTTTTCAAAGGGTTGGATAAAGATTATGTAATGAGTttgcttgatagttttggtttTCATGCAGCTATTGGAATTCGAGTTCTCATTGATAAATCTCTATTAACTATTATTGGGAAGAATACATTGTGGATGCATGATTTGTTGCAAGAAATGGGTCAAAAGATTGTTTGGAAAGAATCACCTGATGAGCCTGGAAAGCGCAGCAGGTTATCGTTTGATAAGGATGTCTATCATGTCTTAACTGAAAATTCA GGAACAGAAGCAGTTGAAATGATGAGTGCCAACTTTTTGGGACGAAAAAATATAAACTTGAGTGCCAAAGCCTTGTCAAATATGCGCAAGCTAAGACTCCTCAAAATCGAGAATGTGCAACTTTCCCAAGGCTTAGAATTCCTTTCTAATGAGATAAGACTTCTTGAATGGCATGGTTACCCCTTGAAATCTTTACCGTCATGCTTCAAACCAGAAAAACTTGTTGAACTGCGAATGCCTTGTAGCTGCATCAAACAACTGTGGAGTGGAATCATA ACTTTAGATGGGTTAAAATATATCAATCTCCGCAATTCACAAGCCTTACGAAGAACCCCTGATTTCACTAGAGCACCGCACCTTGAGAAACTAGTTCTTGAAGGTTGTACAAGCTTAATAGAAGTTCACCCATCAATATTTCTTCTCAAATGGCTTATGATCTTAAATATGAAAGATTGCATAGGTCTTCAGACACTTCCAATCAGCATTGAAATGCCATCTTTACAAGTTCTTATTCTCTCTGGCTGCTTTAAATTGAAGAAGTTTCCTGAAATTAAAGGAAATATGGAACACTTATTGGAGCTGCATTTAGAGGGGACTGCTATTGTAGAACTGCCATTGTCAATTGAACATCTGAGTGGCCTTGTCCTGTTGAATCTGAGAAATTGCAAAAGACTTATCAGTCTTCCAAGCAATATTTTTCATTACATTTCTCTCAAAACTCTCATTCTTTCCGGCTGCtcaaaatttgataaatttccTGGGAAGTTGGGAAATGAAGAATGCTTGGAGGAACTTGATATTAGTGGGACTGCCGTGAGGCAATTGCCATCTTCCATTGTACTGTTAAAAAACCTCAGGAGATTAACTTGGCAGGGATGTGAAGTCCAACCATCGGAACCATGGAGTTCTCTTCTTAACTACTTCTCAAGTTGGCAATCCCTGACATCTCTAAATCTAAGCAATTGCAATTTTCCAGTAGTAGTAGTTCCAAGTGATATTGGTTGCTTATCGTCATTAAAGGTCTTGGATTTAAGTTTTAATAAGTTTGCTAGTCTACCTGCTAGCATCAGTCAACTTTCAAGTCTCACAGTCCTAAGATTGGTTGATTGCAAATGGCTTCAATCACTGCCAGAACTCCCAGCAAATGTAAAACGTGTGTTTGCAGGTGGTTGTATTGCACTGGAAAATATCCCAAATCCTCTAAAGCCTTGCACTCCGCGGGACTTACAATTAAATCTTTTCAATTGCCATAGATTGGTTGATCATCATAATTTGAGCAGATGGGCATGCAAATTGCTGAAAACACATCTGAAG GGACTTTCTAGTGAAGCATCCTTCAGGTTTGAGGTTTGTATTCCTGGAAGTGAAATTCCAGAATGGTTCAAAAATCAGAACATGGGATCTTCAGTAAGTTTAGATTTACCCCCACATCGGAATAATGATAATTTGATGGGAATTGCTATTTGTGCTAATTTTATACTTCGACCTTCAGCTTCTTCCAATTATGGCTATAAGAAGAAAACAAGGTTAGGCTATTTTATTCTAGGTTGTGGCATTAAGAATGATCAAGGTAAGGATGCTTTAATAGATCCTTCATTGTATTCAGCAACCTTAGAAGAAAACTCTGCCCAAATTGGGTTAGATCATCTTTGGCTAGTGGGTGCAAGGTCGAGTAAGACTGCTTCATTGGATGGCCATGACCCCAATGGCAGATCACTTTCATTTTGGGCCCTAACAGCATTTTCTAATTTAGAAGTGGAATATAGGAAGTGTGGATTCCGCTATGCATACTCACAAGACTTGGAAGAGTAG